From a single Geothermobacter hydrogeniphilus genomic region:
- a CDS encoding NAD(P)H-quinone oxidoreductase, translating to MKAVLMDGFGGVEVLKVGEAEKPAPKADQVLIRVVASSISRPDLVQREGKYPPPPGDSDILGLEVAGTIEELGSDVKGWKVGDRVMSLVGGGGYAEYAVAYGCHLMPIPENMSFEEAACVCESYITAFHNVFVLGRLADGETAIFHGGGGGVNTAAVQLARALTPNSKLIVTTHPDKEARVRELGVDLCIDFTTTPDFSGLVKEWTLANTGKKGVGMILDHVGAKYLKPNMDSLDYAGRLVIIGIISGIKAELNLALMMVKRQEIIGSVLRSRPVPEKGEIVRLFTERALPAFAERKVVPIIEQVFPIEQIRDAHRMMEEDRHFGKIVLKIS from the coding sequence ATGAAAGCAGTTTTGATGGACGGCTTCGGCGGGGTCGAAGTCCTGAAAGTCGGAGAAGCCGAGAAACCGGCGCCGAAAGCGGATCAGGTACTGATCAGAGTGGTGGCCAGTTCCATCAGCCGCCCCGACCTGGTACAGCGTGAAGGCAAGTACCCGCCGCCGCCGGGAGATTCGGACATTCTCGGACTCGAAGTGGCCGGCACTATTGAGGAGCTCGGCAGCGATGTCAAGGGCTGGAAGGTCGGCGACCGGGTCATGTCACTGGTCGGCGGTGGCGGCTATGCCGAGTACGCGGTCGCCTATGGTTGCCACCTGATGCCGATCCCCGAAAACATGAGCTTCGAGGAGGCGGCCTGTGTCTGTGAATCCTACATCACCGCGTTTCACAACGTCTTCGTTCTCGGCCGCCTGGCCGACGGCGAAACCGCCATCTTCCATGGCGGTGGCGGCGGGGTCAACACCGCGGCGGTCCAGTTGGCCAGGGCCCTGACCCCGAACAGCAAACTGATCGTCACCACCCACCCCGACAAGGAAGCCCGCGTCAGGGAACTCGGTGTCGACCTGTGCATCGACTTCACCACCACCCCCGACTTTTCCGGCCTGGTCAAGGAATGGACCCTGGCCAACACCGGCAAAAAGGGAGTCGGCATGATCCTCGACCATGTCGGTGCCAAGTACCTCAAGCCGAACATGGATTCGCTCGACTACGCCGGCCGCCTGGTGATCATCGGCATCATCAGCGGCATCAAGGCGGAGCTGAACCTGGCGCTGATGATGGTCAAACGTCAGGAAATCATCGGCTCGGTGCTGCGCTCCCGCCCGGTGCCGGAAAAAGGAGAAATCGTGCGCCTGTTCACCGAACGCGCCCTGCCCGCTTTCGCCGAACGCAAAGTGGTGCCGATCATCGAGCAGGTCTTCCCCATCGAGCAGATCCGGGACGCCCACCGGATGATGGAAGAAGACAGGCACTTCGGCAAGATCGTGCTGAAAATCAGTTGA